GAATTTTAGAATTTTAGAATTTTAGAATTTTAGAATTTTAGAATTTTAGAATTTTAGAATTTTAGAATTTTAGAATTTTAGAATTTTTAAGGCGCGGAATTATCGCGCCTTTACTTTAATTGTTTGAGAGTCGTTGTTTATTTGTTATTATATTATTTTTTAATGTAGCTAAAGATAGATAAAACTGCATTTTATAAAATCTTTCTTTTAGAAATTCTTTAAAATTTATTTATATTTGCTCCATATCCATATTAAATTTAAGCAAAAAAAATGTAAAATAGTAGCTAAAAATTATGTTATTGACCGGAGGGTAGTATCATGAAAGTTAAGAGTTTTAGCTTTGCGCCTATTTTGGCGTTGTTGTTTTGTTTCGCGACGGGCGTATTCGCAGATGATGTTAGGTCGAATATTAAAATTTATCCCGCCACTCTAGATGCCTGGGAATTTCCGGACGATGGCTATATCAGTAGTGCTAGCAGCGGTAAGTATCATTGGTATTGGTATTCAAGCGATGAGTGCCATAAGGATCAAAATTGGTATAATGCTTATAGTGGTAAATTATGTGGAATTTGGAATTTTAGCGGTATTCGTGACTGGAAAAATCAAAATCCCGTCGTTAGATTTGGTGGCCCCGGTACCTATGTATTCGGCGATTATGCCGTAGCTGGAAACACTGTACTTAGCTTTGATTGGGTCGGCGTTACAAAAACAGCGGATAAAAATTTTATAGCCGGCGCAAACGGATCTTATATAATACAGGACTCAAGTGGATTTTCTACCAATAGCTCTAAATCTACTCTAAGATTACCTAAGGGCGTTGCTAAAAGCGATATAGTATTTGCGGCTTTATATTGGCAGGGCAATGTAAGAGACACACGAAGGCTTAGTAATCCGTATGATGGCAGTAAAAGCGGACATACCGGCTTTGCGCAAGGGTATACACATGTCAAATTTAAAATGAAAAGTTCAAAAAGCCTAGAAAGTACTCAAGTTATAGATATTCCAAGGAGTAAGTGCAGCGGCGTAGCTGCTTGGAACTGGGCTGAAAATGCCAGAAGAAATACTAACGGTCGCGTAGAGATGCGCTTGGAATACGGCTGCTTTGCCGATATTACTAAGATAGTTCATGATAATTTCAAAGATTATTCCGATAGCATAGATTTTACTGTAGGAGATATAGTAACGAGCGCAGGTAGGGATACTGCCGGCGCTGCTTTTATTAACGGCGAACTAAAAAATATTAGGCTTGGTATGTGGGGTGGCTGGGGTATTATCGTAGTGTATGATAAAACAAAAGACTCTAGAAATAATTTAATAAGAGATTTGCAAAGTCCTAGCAATCCTGTCGGTGTTGAAAAAGTATATACTTATGCGGAAGCAGCAAAATTCAAGAATAATTACTATAAGCCTAAAAATGTAACTGTATACGGTGATTTCATGGCTATTACGCCTTGGTCTGGCGTTAATGAATCGGTAAATGTAAAAGCTGAGCTAAAAGGCTTCTATACTCCTAGGAGTGGTAGAGTCAATGCTAAACTTAGCTTTTTGGGTTTTGGTGGCGAGGCAAAACTTGGACCAGAAATGAGCGGAGACGATAATACTAAAGAATTTTTTAGAGTAGAGAATAGAAAAAAGGGAGCAGGTGTAATGGATATCTTATATACAGACTCACCGGGAAACGTTCGCTTCAATGGAATTAACATGCGTGGTAGTGACTCTTTAAGTAATTTTTCTAATATATTCGGTGGCACGATCGTAAGATTGATAAATAAAGATGGAAGATATTCCGATACTCCGGAGGTTTTAAGAGGTAAGTCTTATACGGGTTCAGAGCAAGCGGCGGGTGTTGATTTGGATGAATTTGATATAAGCGATAAGATGGGTAATGCTCAATCCAGTATAAGCCTAGAGTTGGGCGCTACGTATAATAGTAAAAACGATCAGGCTGATCAAAACTTCGTAAGTATGATAGCAATATCTGCAGATATGTATATTCCTCAAATGTGTTATCAGTATGAGGTATATAATGCCTCAAACTGGGTAAAATTTTTTAGGACCAAGGATGAAGATCCGCAACACGGAAAAGTTATAGGCTCCAGATATAGCGGCTCTGAGGTTACTAATAATAAGCCCGAGCAGATCAAAAACCCGGTAGTTGCAGGTGAAAATATCTATTATAGAATGAGGTTTGAAAACAAACTAAACGGCGGTAATAGCGAGGATGCAGTAGGTGCGGTAGTATCGATCGACTTTGGTCAAGCCGGCGCTACTTATACCAAAGATAGCGCTACTATAAATAACGAGCTAGTCGTAAATGATCCTATTAATACCACTACGGATACCATACCTGCGGCGGCAGCCGATGAACTAGTCTATTTACGCGATGGAGAAAAAGGTGCATACAAGACTATGAAAGACGTCATAAAAGGTGGCACTCCAAATGTCACGGATCCTATCTATAACGATAGGCAGTTTACTGCGCTTGATGGTAATATATTGAAATTTTATATAGGTCAAGATGCGGGTAATTTGGTTGCTTCTCCAAAACCTGGCGGCAGTCCTGTACCCGTAGGCGGTTTAATGCAACCGGGCAAGGCAGCATACGGTGAATTTAATGCTACCGTTAATACGGGCGCAACAATTCTTCAAGCTCCTGCCGTGACATTAAGCTATAAGATGAGCTTAGATATAGGCGGCGGTCAGCGAGTTGTCCTAGAGATGGATAGTGCTTCTGAACTTGAATTATGCGATGCGACAAAGGTTTCTAAAAGCGTTAATATTCTACCTTTAAGCGGTTTGCAGGTAGTCAATAAGAATTTTAGTAAAAATGACGACGATGATAGACTATATACTCAAGTCTCCGATAAGCCTTTCGATGCGAAACTTATCTTTAGACCGGATTATGAAAGCCAATTTTGCAAGAAGTATGACGATGAAACTGGTAAATGCGAGGAGTATATTGATGCGGCTGCAAATTCCAAATACTTTAAAAGGGATCCTCTTACGGGCAAGCTTGTATATATCGGTAGCGAAGCTAGAAAGCTTGAAAAATTTGACTTGAGTGGTAAATTGTATTTATCCGTCATCAGAGCAAGAAATGCTGCTACTACCTCAGATAAAGTTGCCGATAGTGATAAGGGAAATAGTGCAGTTTACTCATGCCGATCCGTAACAGACTCTTTAAAAATTCCATTTAAACTAAATGGCGATGCTTATTCCATAGATAAGAAAGTGGATTTTAAAGACAAGTCTATTTTAGAGCTAAATAATATAGAAATAGGAGACGCGTATCAGGGTCTTACGTTTATGCTTAGCTATCGTCCGGACGAGCAAGCTACCTCAAGATCTGATTTAGATCAGTATATAAAAAATAAAGATTTAAATAATAGCGATCCTAAGGCTTATTATTTAGAGCTTAAGAAATGGGAGCTTAAAAAGCAATACGGATATTGTGAAACCGGGGAGAAATTCGACTGGTGCAACGAAAAACTAACCGCAGAGCAAAAGAAAGATATTTGGGAAAATAAAATACAGAAGGAACTAGATAGGCTTGAAAAGAGTATAGATACGGCTAGCGATGAGTTTGGTATTAAAATGTCAAAAGACGGCTCGTTTCACATATGCGGTAGCGATAACTTCGTGCTTCGCCCTGCATATTTTAATGTAGATACAGAAGCACTGAAGAATTCGGGCAAGTATAGCAAGATCGTAGATATCACTGCTAGCGGCGATATAACTAAAAAAGGCGATGGCTCCAGCGTACTTAATCCTAGTAATCTGCGCGTAGGTGGCGATTATACACAAAATGCAGATATCTTGGCTCATGTAATATCGGCCAGAAGCTATAGTGACAACGGCGTACCTAACTACACAGCAGAAATCGGTGGCGATCTTGGCAATCAACGTTATCATCTGCGTAAAAGTTATGGCGCAGATTCCGACGATACTCAAGATATATCAACCAAGATTCGTGGTATTCAAACCTATTTGCGTCCGTTTATATCTAATGAATGCGCGGCTAATGTCACTACTCAATCCTATTATGTAGATAGAAAGAATGCTTCCACTACATTAAAACGTGGCGTTAAAGAAGATAGTTGTTATGGCGGTACCGCAGTGGAATATTCCGGTGCTAAATACAATGCCGAAATAGGCAAATATGAGATTGATCCGGAAGCCATCAAAAAAGGCTCTTTTGGCAAGAGCGATGATGTCTCGTGCGTATTAAATGGCACAAGCTCGAAATTTGACGCAGCATTTAGAAGAGTATGGGATAAAAATGCTATAAGCCTATGGGCGAATTTTAACGCTAGAAATATCGAAGAGATGGAGGGCGTTGCAAAATTTGATAGTAAAGGTCATGTTCAAGGCGCATATCTTATGACCCAGTCTAGAAAAAATCCTGAGGCAAAAGATAAAAGCTATGCCGTTATCTATACCGAAACCATAGGTAAAGATGCCGATAAAATTTTTAATTACTATAATGTCGGCGATGTGCTGGTAAATATCTATGATAACTCGTGGACGGATGCCTACTCCGATCAGACATACTCTAAGAAGTGGAAGAGCGCTAAATGTATCATCAATTCATCTAGCAATACTCCTAATGCTAAGGGTATGGTAGGCTGCGACGTAGGCATGAGAATTGCTGCCAACAAAGATAAAGCGATAAATGATAATATTGTATTGCGCTACCGACCGGATCGTATCAGAATATCTCTTACAAGCCTAGATAACGGCGTGACAATCGGCGTAGGTGATAATAATATTTCGGGTGGAATATCTGCGTATACATATTTCAACGCTCCGGATATTGAGAAAGATGTAGTAATATATGGCAGTGATAATTCTACACAAAATTTAGCGGTGACGCATCAGATAAGTCAGCTAGCTAAGCTTAAGGTCAATGCAGTAGCATATCTATCCGATAAAGTATACAAAGATGTCATTGCTACGCTTTACGACGGATATATGCAAGATGTTGGTGGTAAGTCTCAGGCTGTGTGTGGATTCTCAAGTGACTTTGACTTTAAGTTAAATTTCGGATTTGATTGTCAAAGCAATAGTGCTGACGGACGTTGCTCTAAGGCTACTGATTTTAGCGAAACTAGCAAAAAGACGAATTATGCGCCATATCCTAATAAACCTGCCGTTAAATACGAGATTCCTAGCGATACGCAGTATTTTGCTAAGGATTCTAACGTATGCCTAGGTTCCACTGGATATGATAGCAGATGCTATAAATATAACGTAAGAAGTAGCAAGGACTCTTCTAAAACTGACGAGATGCCAGACTGGGAGGAGGCTGCTTCTAGCGGTGATGCTGGTTATGGCTTACCTATACCGCTTAAAATAGCTCTTAATTACTACTCTGATGCTTCATTAAGAGGCGGGCTTATCAATAGACCGCAAGGAGGTACGGGAATTAATTATGACTCGAAGTCAAATGAATTCAGAATTTTGGCGCAAGGATTTAGAGAAGGACAAACTCCCGACTCGACCGTGTATTTTAACTTCGCTAGGATGCATAAAACTCCTAGCACTCCAGTACTCATCTACGCTAGTGATTTCAACATCCAAGATGGAGATGCTCTCAATACTTACGGAAAGTTTTGGCCATCGAAATTCGATAGCTCATACAACGCTATATCAGATACTGCTTCTGAGTCGTATAATGAGAAAGATATAAAACTATCCCGGGAGGATTTCGATACCTTCATTACCAGAAAGGCTAAAGATACGATGAAACTTGAAAATGTAAGCGTCGCAAATAAGGCTACTTATATAGCCACTGCTAATTCTAATAGCAAAACTTACGCAACCGGCACTACCGTTACAGATTTTAGCGATAATGTAGGCACTTACGCCCTATTTGTCTATGGTACATCGTACGATAAAAGTTTGGGAGCTATAGTGCAGCAAGCTACTACTGGGACTCCAATATCTGTTCCTATTTATACGCAGATTTATTGTGGTAGAACCGATATGTGTTCGAATATGCCTGCGCCTAATGAAAATCTTGCCTATGAAGCCCCGGTTGTGATTGATTCCTCGAATAATGTTAAAGCTTCGAATATATTTACTGTGCTAGCGGCTGAAGATCGTAGCTTGATTGATTTTACGAAGTTTGTAGTAAATACAAAGGCTACTTTAAAAGATATAGGTGCAGAGTTTGTAAGCGCCTATGACAGTCTGGCTAAGGAAGGCGACGTAGAAGTAAATATTGGAAGAGAAAAAAAAGTAAAAAAGGGTAAAGAGAATATAACTATCAGCAGTAATGCGGCCGGTTATGCTACAATACGTATCATTACTAATCCATGGCTTATTCATACTCCAGCCTTAAATGATAAGACTATGTTTACTGCAAATGATGGAGGAGCCTACTCTAAAAAGTATCCAGGCGTACGACAGTATTATAATCCTCTTCGCGTACATATAAAGCAGTCTAAACCTACGGTCTGGGGCGGTGAAGGTCAAGTTAAATCGGGCATAGCGGATGACGTAGGATCGTTCGCTGGTGGTAGCTCGTCAGACAATAGTACTAGCGATACTTCGACTAGAATTCTAGATTCTGGCGATGTTCGCGATATCTACAATCAAAAGACTGATTGGTAGCATCTGCGTAAGCTCGTAGCATAAAGGCTAGCCTCCTGGCTAGCCTTTTTTTATGAGCGAAATTTTGGTTTTCTTGGCGACAAATATTTTGGAATTTTGCTTTGCAAATTTTTGTCTGTAAATTTTACGAGATAAAATTTTTTAGAATTTTAAATTGCGAAATTCTACTATAAGACTTGGCGGTAAAATTTTGCTCATTGAGATTTGTGCGCCGTAACAGCATAGAATTGCGCGCTAATCTCAAGCGGTAGAATTTCAAAGTAAAATTTTATATGACGATCCTCCTCCCGTTTATTAAAATTCTCAACCATCAGCATTGTAAGTTTCGCGTAGCGTAATCACGCAAGGCTTATTACAATTTTTTGTTACGTGAAATTTTACATTTCAATATAGCCGCAGAATTTCCGTTCGTAAATAGCGTCTAATTCTTGCCGTCAAACTCCGTTGTGGCAAAGCATGCCACTTAATTAATAATTTTTTAAAATTCTATCGCCCGTAGCGGCTTACGAATTTTACTTCGTTGTATAAATTTTTAGTTCGTAAATATCGCCTCCTCATTTACCCGTTTTTAAATGAAATTTCGGCACAATGCGGCTTAAAATTTCATCAGGAAAGCCACTTGAAAACAAAAAACATCAGAAATTTCAGCATCATCGCGCATATCGACCACGGCAAATCCACGCTCGCAGACCGCCTGATTAGCGAGTGCAACGCCGTCGAGGCGCGCCAGATGAGCAGCCAGATCATGGATACGATGGATATCGAAAAGGAGCGCGGCATCACGATCAAGGCGCAGTCCGTGCGGCTCGAGTACGAGCTTGGCGGCGAGAAATACGTTTTAAATTTGATCGACACTCCGGGGCACGTGGATTTTAGCTACGAGGTATCGCGCTCGCTGGCTAGCTGCGAGGGGGCGATCCTCGTCGTGGACGCGAGCCAGGGCGTGCAGGCGCAGACCATCGCAAATGTCTATATCGCGCTACAGCACAACCTCGAGATCATCCCCGTGCTCAATAAAATCGATCTGCCCGCCGCCGATCCGCAGCGCGTAAAAGAGGAGATCGAGCACGTCATCGGGCTTGATTGTAGCAGCGCGATCGAGGTTAGCGCCAAAACGGGCGCGGGTATCAAGGAGCTTTTAGAGGCGATAATCACTCGCATCCCCGCACCCAAAACGGACGACGCCGCGCCGCTTAAAGCACTCATCTACGATAGCTGGTTCGATAACTACCTAGGCGCGCTCGCGCTTGCGAGGCTATACGACGGCGTGCTGAAAAAGGGCGACGAGGTCTATATCATGGGTAGCGAGAACCGCCACGAGGTGCTTGATCTGATGTATCCCAACCCGCTTGCGCCCGCCAAAACCCGCGAGCTTAGCAGCGGCGAAGTGGGCATCGTAGTAATGGGGCTAAAAAACGTCGCCGACGTGCAGGTGGGCGATACGATCACGCTTTTTAAAAAACGTGCCGCCGCGCCGGTGGGCGGATTTGAGAAGGCCAAGCCCTTCGTGTTTGCGGGCATCTATCCCGTGCAGACCGATAAATTTGAAGATCTGCGCGACGCTTTGGATAAGCTCAGCCTAAACGACAGCTCGCTTAGCTACGAGCCTGAAACGTCGCTCGCGCTAGGATTCGGCTTTCGCGTCGGGTTTTTGGGGCTACTGCATATGGAAGTCGTGAAGGAGCGGCTCGAGCGCGAGTTTGATCTCGATCTCATCGCCACAGCGCCGACCGTCACATATGCCGTGTATCTCACGGACGGCTCGTGCGTGCGAATACACAGCCCCAGCGAGCTTCCCGCGCCAAATTTCATCGAGCGCATCGAGGAGCCCTACGTCAGGGCGACCATCATCACCCCGAGCGAGTTTTTGGGCAATCTCATCAGTCTTTTAAATTTGCGCCGCGGCATCCAAACCAAGATGGATTACATCACGCCTGAGCGCGTCCTACTCGAATACGACGTGCCTACAAACGAGATCATAATGGACTTTTACGACAAGCTCAAATCCTGCACCAAGGGCTATGCGAGCTTTGATTACGAGCCGATCGATTATAGGCGCGGCGATCTAGTCAAGCTCGACATCCGCGTCGCCGGCGAAGCGGTCGATGCGCTCTCGATCATCGTACCCGCCTCAAAGGCCGAATCTAAGGGGCGCGACCTCGTCAAAGCGATGAAGGAGATCGTACCGCGGCAGCTTTTTGAAGTCGCGATCCAAGCAAGCATCGGCAACAAGATCATCGCGCGCGAAAACGTCCGCGCCATGGGCAAAAACGTGACCGCCAAGTGCTACGGCGGCGATATCACGCGCAAGCGCAAGTTGCTCGAGAAGCAAAAAGAGGGCAAGAAGCGCATGAAAGCAATCGGCAAAGTAAATCTGCCGAGCGAGGCGTTTTTGAGCGTGCTAAAGATCGATTAAATTTTATACTTGAGCGGGTGATCTAAATTTTATCTTTTGCCGCGCGGTTATAAAATTTTGCCTTCAAATTTTGACGATCGTTCGGGCGTTTAAATTTAGCGGCTCGTCGTTCGGTGTGAAATTTCGTCTTTAAATTTCACGATCCTAAGAGACGATTTAAATTTTATGACTGCACGGCGTTTTGAGCTCTATCGCTCGTCGTCCGAGCTGATACATTCGCTGCTGTGCACCCATTTTGCGCCGCTTTAGGCTCTAGCGCTCGCTGCTCGGTCGTAGAATTCTGCCGCTTGCCGTTAGGCTAAAATTTCATCTTTCAAATTTAACATTCCGCGAGCGGTTTAAATTTTATGTCCGCCAGCTGATCATTGCGGTCGCGCCCGTCATCTCCTACAGTTATACTCGCCGTGCCCGTCGCCTTCTGCAAAATTTTATCCCGATGGCATCCGCTATGAAATTTTATCCGCTGCGACTTTATAAAATTTGATTAAATTTTACTGCGTGCCGCATGAAATCGTCATAGTGTAGGCGGCAGATAAAATTAAATTCCATAGCTAAGCGCGGCGTATAGTAGGGCGTGCCGATAAATACAGCAAAAGCGTTAAATTTATCGGCGTAAAAAAAGGAGAAAGATGAAATTTTAGACCGCTTAGGCGTGGATAGGAGCAGCTTTACCGATCTGTTTTCGGCATGTTTAGGCTGCGGCGTAAGGGTGCAAGAGATGGGCTCGAAGCTGATCGTAAAGGGCAGGCGCCAGTCTGTGGCTTTTGAGCGCGGTGAGACCCTCTTCGGCGATGATGCGCCGCGCGCCATTTGGTATATCGGTAGCGAAGCAAGCGGTAGCCGCACGTGGCTGTGGGGTACGAGAACATAAATCGCCTCGATGAGCGGCTGCTTACCCTTGCGTGAGATGTGCGCGATTTTGGCTTGCGGCACGGGCTAGCGAAGCTTGGCACGCCTAGCTTGCACTAAGTGCGGAGATAAACGGGCATGCTCTAAGCGCGATTGCGTGCGGGCTATCGCAGGAGCCGACAATCTACTACCGCTGCCCGCACGCCGGCGGAGCGGTGTTTGTGGCGTTCGCGGCAGGCGAGTGCGTGGCGCCAGATGGTACGATCAAGCCCGATATGGACGCAAGCGAGCTCATCTCTTTGGCGCGCGATTACATAGGCACATTTCAGCTAAATCACGCCGTTTTATCGGGGGGCGCTTTTGATTAGAAACGGCACGAAATTTAGCGAAGCGGCGGGCAAGATCGTAGCGAATTTTAAAAATGATGCGCTCTTTTCGTTTGATAATTTGAGGCGGCTAAGCGAGGTGGAGTTTGCCGTATAGAGCCGCAAATATCGTGCCGTGCATTCGCGGCTTTGAAATTTACGCCGTGAAATTTTGCCCTGCAAATTTTATATCGTAGAATTTTACGCCGCGAAATTTTGCTCGGTAGAATTTGCATCGCGAAATTTCGCCGCGTGAAATTTGCCTTAAAATTTTGCGTCGTAAAATTCTGCTACCGGGTCTATACCTGAGCCTTTAAATTTTAAGCCAAAATTAGCCGCCGTCGATGTCGAAGTCAAGATGCTCTTTGAAATAGGCGCGTAGCCTGCGGCGGTCGTTGCGACCGGGCGTGATCGCAAACCACAGCACACGGTCGTTTAGATCCTTGCCGCGGATCAGCACGGTGTCGCGCAGCAATATGCTCTGAAAATCGCCGTTTAGTTTCCAAGATGAGAGCGCCTTGGCAAAGAAAAATATCACGATACCCGCCGCCAGCATCTCATATGCCATAGTTAGCTGCTCGCTCATGGCGATACCGACTAGCCATAGCACGATCATCGATCCAATCCCAAATTTAAAGAGTTGCTCGTTTTTTACGTAGCGGGAGTGGCTAAGCGCCGTATAGCTCGTGCAGGTGCGCAAAAAGCCGGGCGTAAGCTTAATATAGTCGATGTTAGAAAGCAGGATTTCTCTATTATGCGCGCCCGAGACGAAGGTGATCGCATAGTCGTTAAATTTATACAGCCCATCGCCGTCACTTCCTTTGTACCAAGCTATACCGGCGATTATAAGTCCCAATAGCCCATTACTGTAACGCCCTCCTCCACGGCTTTCTGCGAAAAAGAGCTTATCTAAATCAAGCCCGGT
The DNA window shown above is from uncultured Campylobacter sp. and carries:
- the lepA gene encoding translation elongation factor 4, which produces MKTKNIRNFSIIAHIDHGKSTLADRLISECNAVEARQMSSQIMDTMDIEKERGITIKAQSVRLEYELGGEKYVLNLIDTPGHVDFSYEVSRSLASCEGAILVVDASQGVQAQTIANVYIALQHNLEIIPVLNKIDLPAADPQRVKEEIEHVIGLDCSSAIEVSAKTGAGIKELLEAIITRIPAPKTDDAAPLKALIYDSWFDNYLGALALARLYDGVLKKGDEVYIMGSENRHEVLDLMYPNPLAPAKTRELSSGEVGIVVMGLKNVADVQVGDTITLFKKRAAAPVGGFEKAKPFVFAGIYPVQTDKFEDLRDALDKLSLNDSSLSYEPETSLALGFGFRVGFLGLLHMEVVKERLEREFDLDLIATAPTVTYAVYLTDGSCVRIHSPSELPAPNFIERIEEPYVRATIITPSEFLGNLISLLNLRRGIQTKMDYITPERVLLEYDVPTNEIIMDFYDKLKSCTKGYASFDYEPIDYRRGDLVKLDIRVAGEAVDALSIIVPASKAESKGRDLVKAMKEIVPRQLFEVAIQASIGNKIIARENVRAMGKNVTAKCYGGDITRKRKLLEKQKEGKKRMKAIGKVNLPSEAFLSVLKID